From Athene noctua chromosome 19, bAthNoc1.hap1.1, whole genome shotgun sequence, one genomic window encodes:
- the LOC141968291 gene encoding caspase-1-like, with translation MADKLLLNVRTDFVERVRKPVISGLLDDLLAQGVLNLEEVDEVQDGYAVRTDKARCLIDSVRLKGAKASQVFIGSLRNRDGTLAEQLGLAANSGPPDEQLASADPEAPSGPPVSIRGQQWIRQCSLSEYQHIRDTEGDQIYPIHLPRETRTRRALLICNIEFEHLSRRNGAEVDVEGMTKLLEGLGYVVDPHCNLTSQEMATVMKDFASHKDHWTSDSTFLVFMSHGVRAGLCGTKSRDKTTDILSLDTIYNKFNNKHCQALLGKPKVVIIQSCRGGNIGSVLVRDSAEPALPAPSLAHMIPEGLENDAVCEVHLESDFATLHSSTPDTVSWRSPVTGCIFIQRLIEQFRNHAYNSNLQEIFRKVQYSFGNFPQQLPAQERTTMLRKFYLFPGH, from the exons ATGGCGG ACAAGCTGCTCCTGAATGTGCGGACAGACTTTGTAGAGCGTGTGAGAAAGCCGGTGATCTCTGGGCTGCTGGATGACCTGTTGGCCCAAGGGGTGCTGAACCTCGAGGAGGTGGATGAGGTGCAGGATGGATACGCAGTGCGCACTGACAAGGCCCGCTGCCTCATTGACAGTGTGCGCCTGAAGGGCGCCAAGGCCAGCCAGGTCTTCATCGGCAGCCTCAGGAACCGTGATGGCACCTTGGCAGAGCAGCTGGGTCTGGCCGCTAACTCTG GGCCCCCAGATGAGCAGCTGGCCTCTGCCGACCCTGAAGCTCCCTCTGGGCCCCCAGTCAGCATCCGGGGCCAGCAGTGGATCCGGCAGTGCTCCCTGAGCGAGTACCAGCACATCAGGGATACAGAGGGAGATCAG ATTTATCCCATCCATCTACCACGGGAGACACGAACCCGTAGGGCCCTGCTCATCTGCAACATTGAGTTTGAGCACCTGAGCCGGCGGAATGGGGCTGAAGTGGATGTGGAGGGGATGACAAAGCTGCTGGAAGGGCTGGGCTACGTGGTGGACCCCCACTGCAACTTAACTTCCCAG GAAATGGCTACCGTCATGAAGGATTTTGCCAGTCACAAAGACCACTGGActtctgacagcaccttcctggtcTTCATGTCCCACGGGGTCAGGGCTGGGCTGTGCGGGACCAAGAGcagagacaagaccacagacaTCCTTTCCCTCGACACCATCTACAACAAATTCAACAACAAGCACTGCCAGGCGCTGCTAGGCAAACCCAAAGTGGTCATTATCCAGTCCTGCCGTGGAG GCAACATAGGGTCCGTGTTGGTGCGTGACTCTGCAGAGCCTGCCTTGCCCGCTCCTAGCTTGGCTCACATGATCCCTGAAGGGCTGGAAAATGATGCAGTCTGTGAAGTCCACCTGGAGAGTGATTTTGCCACTTTACATTCCTCCACACCTG ATACTGTCTCCTGGAGAAGCCCAGTAACAGGTTGTATCTTCATCCAGCGCCTGATAGAGCAGTTTCGAAACCACGCCTATAACAGCAACTTACAGGAGATCTTCCGAAAG GTCCAATATTCCTTTGGAAATTTCCCTCAGCAGTTACCAGCACAAGAACGGACTACGATGCTCAGGAAGTTCTACCTCTTCCCAGGCCATTGA